The Bos indicus isolate NIAB-ARS_2022 breed Sahiwal x Tharparkar chromosome X, NIAB-ARS_B.indTharparkar_mat_pri_1.0, whole genome shotgun sequence genome has a window encoding:
- the LOC139180948 gene encoding melanoma-associated antigen 10-like, protein MPRGQKSKHRAREKRRQARAETQGVHDQATTSRGEETTSSSPPDSESAPSSLSAAGTSKGPPGAQGTTSAAEGAIRKRSRGGGAAHSRSGVGGTARSRSGVGAEGQVQEGENSSQASAAAASSHTDLLTMKAELLVQYMLYKYKMREFIKRSKMLQKINRRYKEQFPEILSKASEHMEMVFGLVLKEVRPNSHCYTLVSNLDLSDSESMRGDLGLPKNGLLMPLLGVIYLNGNHAPEEKIWKFLNMLGIYDGRSHFIFGEPRKLITEDLVREEYLEYHQVPGSDPPRYEFLCGPKALTETSKTKILQFLAKVKDSVHPALQPQYEEAWREEIESTGARSEARAGTSASTRPGTAASAAAGRSASTRPGTAALAAAGRSASARPGTGVSASFGHSASTRPGTAASAAAGRSASTRPGTAALAAAGHSASARPGTAASASTGHSSSSRPGTSALATAGTSALATAGTSASTRPGTAASAIAGTSASSSPGTAASASAGRSASARPGTAASATAGTSASTSPGTAASASAGPSASARPGTAASATAGTSASTSPGTAASASAGRSASPGLALLPQPLLALLPQPGLALLPQPLLALLPHPALALLPQPVLAVLLRPGLALLPQPLLALLPQPGLALLPQPLLAVVPQPGLALLLQPLLALVPRPGLALLPQPLLALLPQPGLALLPQPLLALLLQPLCTPGPHPAAYLVPSVI, encoded by the coding sequence ATGCCTCGTGGGCAGAAGAGTAAGCACCGTGCTCGTGAGAAACGTCGCCAGGCCCGAGCTGAGACCCAGGGTGTTCATGATCAGGCTACCACATCTAGGGGAGAAgagaccacctcctcctcccctcctgattCAGAGAGCGCTCCCTCAAGCTTGTCTGCTGCTGGCACCTCCAAGGGGCCTCCGGGAGCCCAAGGCACCACCAGTGCTGCTGAAGGTGCTATACGCAAAAGATCTCGTGGTGGTGGCGCAGCACACTCGAGATCTGGTGTTGGTGGCACAGCACGCTCAAGATCTGGTGTAGGTGCTGAGGGCCAAGTTCAGGAAGGTGAAAATTCCTCCCaggcctcagctgctgctgcgAGCTCTCACACAGATCTTCTGACCATGAAGGCAGAGCTATTGGTGCAGTACATGCTGTATAAGTATAAGATGAGGGAATTCATTAAGAGGTCCAAAATGCTGCAGAAAATCAATAGAAGGTACAAGGAACAATTCCCTGAGATCCTTAGCAAGGCCTCTGAGCACATGGAGATGGTGTTTGGCCTGGTGCTGAAGGAAGTCAGGCCCAACAGTCACTGCTATACCCTGGTGAGCAACCTAGATCTCAGTGACAGCGAGTCTATGAGAGGTGACTTGGGGCTGCCGAAGAATGGTCTTCTGATGCCTCTGCTGGGTGTCATCTACCTGAATGGCAACCACGCCCCTGAGGAgaagatctggaagttcctgaATATGCTGGGCATCTATGATGGAAGAAGTCACTTTATCTTTGGAGAGCCTAGGAAGCTCATCACAGAAGATCTGGTGCGGGAAGAGTACCTGGAGTACCACCAGGTGCCCGGCAGCGATCCCCCTCGCTATGAGTTCCTGTGTGGTCCTAAAGCGCTCACAGAAACCAGCAAGACAAAAATCCTGCAGTTTTTGGCCAAGGTCAAGGATTCAGTCCATCCTGCCTTGCAGCCGCAATATGAAGAGGCTTGGAGAGAGGAAATAGAGAGCACCGGAGCCAGAAGtgaagccagggctggcacttctgCCTCAACCAGGCCTGGCACTGCTGCCTCAGCCGCTGCTGGCCGTTCTGCCTCAACCAGGCCTGGCACTGCTGCCTTAGCCGCTGCTGGCCGTTCTGCTTCAGCCAGGCCTGGCACTGGTGTCTCAGCCTCTTTTGGCCATTCTGCCTCAACCAGGCCTGGCACTGCTGCCTCAGCCGCTGCTGGCCGTTCTGCCTCAACCAGGCCTGGCACTGCTGCCTTAGCCGCTGCTGGCCATTCTGCTTCAGCCAGGCCTGGCACTGCTGCCTCAGCCAGCACTGGCCATTCTTCTTCATCCAGGCCTGGCACTTCTGCCTTAGCCACTGCTGGCACTTCTGCCTTAGCCACTGCTGGCACTTCTGCCTCAACCAGGCCTGGCACTGCTGCCTCAGCCATTGCTGGCACTTCTGCCTCATCCAGCCCTGGCActgctgcctcagccagtgctggccgtTCTGCTTCGGCCAGGCCTGGCACTGCTGCCTCAGCCACTGCTGGCACTTCTGCCTCAACCAGCCCTGGCActgctgcctcagccagtgctggcccttctgcttcGGCCAGGCCTGGCACTGCTGCCTCAGCCACTGCTGGCACTTCTGCCTCAACCAGCCCTGGCActgctgcctcagccagtgctggccgtTCTGCTTCGCCAGGCCTGGCACTGCTGCCTCAGCCACTGCTGGCACTTCTGCCTCAACCAGGCCTGGCATTGCTGCCTCAGCCACTGCTGGCACTTCTGCCTCATCCAGCCCTGGCActgctgcctcagccagtgctggccgtTCTGCTTCGGCCAGGCCTGGCACTGCTGCCTCAGCCACTGCTGGCACTTCTGCCTCAACCAGGCCTGGCATTGCTGCCTCAGCCGCTGCTGGCCGTCGTGCCTCAACCAGGCCTGGCACTGCTGCTTCAGCCGCTGCTGGCACTTGTACCTCGACCAGGCCTGGCACTGCTGCCTCAGCCACTGCTGGCACTTCTACCTCAACCAGGCCTGGCACTGCTGCCTCAGCCACTGCTGGCCCTTCTGCTTCAGCCACTGTGCACCCCAGGGCCGCATCCAGCCGCTTATCTCGTCCCTAGTGTGATCTGA